From one [Ruminococcus] lactaris ATCC 29176 genomic stretch:
- a CDS encoding toxic anion resistance protein codes for MSDEFKDVSTVPTLTLEPFQPEAEKQAVVKTEEPPMDETILTEEERKMVDEFAKQIDLTNSGLVLQYGAGTQKKMADFSESALENVKSKDLGEVGELLSGVVKELKSFDEEEEKGFFGIFKKASNKIESMKVKYAKAETNVNEIVKVLESHQVQMLKDVALLDKMYELNLTYFKELSMYILAGKKKLEEARSTQLAELMAKAEQTGLPEDAQAAKDFDAMCNRFEKKLHDLELTRMISIQTAPQIRLVQNNDTLMVEKIQSTIVNTIPLWKSQMVLALGVEHSTQAAAAQRQVTDMTNELLRKNAEKLKIATTETAKESERGIVDIETLKATNETLISTLDEVMAIQKEGREKRQAAEAELKVMEQDLKTKLLEIHS; via the coding sequence ATGAGTGATGAGTTTAAGGATGTGAGCACAGTTCCAACTCTGACGCTGGAGCCGTTCCAGCCGGAAGCGGAAAAGCAGGCTGTTGTAAAGACAGAGGAACCGCCGATGGATGAGACGATCCTGACCGAAGAAGAACGGAAGATGGTGGATGAATTTGCAAAGCAGATCGATCTGACCAATTCGGGTCTGGTACTTCAATATGGAGCTGGTACGCAGAAGAAGATGGCAGATTTCTCAGAGTCAGCACTGGAAAATGTAAAATCAAAAGATCTCGGTGAGGTGGGAGAACTTTTATCCGGTGTTGTAAAAGAACTGAAATCCTTTGATGAAGAGGAAGAAAAAGGGTTCTTTGGAATCTTTAAAAAAGCTTCCAACAAGATCGAATCCATGAAGGTGAAATATGCCAAGGCAGAGACGAATGTCAACGAGATCGTGAAAGTACTTGAATCCCATCAGGTGCAGATGCTGAAGGATGTTGCTCTGCTGGATAAGATGTATGAACTGAATCTGACCTATTTTAAAGAATTATCCATGTATATCCTGGCCGGAAAGAAGAAACTGGAAGAGGCGAGAAGTACCCAACTGGCAGAACTGATGGCGAAGGCAGAGCAGACCGGACTGCCCGAAGATGCCCAGGCTGCAAAAGATTTTGACGCAATGTGCAATCGCTTTGAAAAGAAACTGCATGACCTTGAGCTGACCCGTATGATCTCGATTCAGACAGCACCGCAGATCCGTCTTGTTCAGAATAATGATACACTGATGGTTGAAAAGATTCAGTCTACGATTGTAAATACGATTCCGCTCTGGAAGAGTCAGATGGTGCTTGCTCTTGGAGTGGAACATTCCACGCAGGCAGCCGCAGCACAGCGTCAGGTGACGGATATGACGAACGAACTGCTCAGGAAGAACGCAGAGAAACTGAAAATAGCAACCACAGAAACGGCGAAAGAATCAGAACGTGGTATTGTTGATATTGAGACACTGAAGGCAACAAATGAAACTCTGATCTCTACTTTGGATGAAGTGATGGCAATCCAGAAAGAGGGAAGAGAGAAACGTCAGGCAGCAGAGGCTGAACTGAAAGTGATGGAGCAGGATCTGAAGACAAAGCTGCTTGAGATCCACAGTTGA
- a CDS encoding 5-bromo-4-chloroindolyl phosphate hydrolysis family protein, which translates to MDYKWEQFGDEIKQSVQDAVERGDFSRLNQTVNDSVSRAADAISRGMKNGGWYRDPKANGGRNPDPKMNSGRNPDPGMAGSRNRADAPWNRGGQQNVRPQYPAQSQVRYLKGTSEKIGGVFLAVTGGVFGTVTLAATIIMLVMLAVTTAEAATIAGTLICVFFFLIFAGMFGKGIGMVSLVSRFRSYVKVIGEREFCDLGELATRTGRDLKKILKDVKKMIGKGWFRQGHLDENEKCLIVSEDAWNQYRSTMENIHRQQAEKEAAEERMRQEYDSLTPEIKKVIQTGDEFVKQIREANKAIPGEEISAKISHMEMLVDKIFDRVEQNPASVGDIRKLMEYYLPTTIKLLQAYQDLDAQPVQGENIISSKKEIEKTLDTLNRAFEKLLDDLFQETAWDVSTDISVLHTMLAQEGLTEDGLKK; encoded by the coding sequence CCGGCTGAATCAGACGGTAAATGACTCTGTGAGCAGAGCGGCAGATGCAATCTCACGGGGAATGAAAAATGGGGGCTGGTATCGTGATCCAAAAGCCAATGGTGGCCGGAATCCAGATCCAAAAATGAATAGCGGCCGGAATCCAGATCCCGGAATGGCAGGCAGCAGGAACAGGGCAGATGCCCCATGGAACAGAGGCGGACAGCAGAATGTCAGACCACAGTATCCGGCACAAAGTCAGGTGCGTTATCTGAAAGGAACATCAGAAAAGATCGGAGGCGTCTTCCTTGCGGTGACAGGTGGAGTCTTTGGAACCGTGACACTTGCAGCAACGATCATCATGCTCGTAATGCTGGCGGTTACCACTGCCGAGGCAGCAACGATTGCCGGTACGCTGATCTGCGTATTTTTCTTTCTGATCTTTGCAGGAATGTTCGGGAAGGGAATCGGGATGGTAAGCCTGGTGAGCCGTTTCAGAAGTTATGTGAAAGTGATCGGTGAACGGGAGTTCTGTGATCTGGGAGAACTGGCAACAAGAACCGGACGGGATTTGAAAAAGATCCTCAAAGATGTGAAAAAAATGATTGGCAAAGGATGGTTCAGGCAAGGGCATCTGGATGAAAATGAGAAGTGTCTCATCGTCAGTGAGGATGCATGGAATCAGTACCGCAGCACGATGGAAAATATTCACAGGCAGCAGGCAGAAAAAGAAGCGGCCGAAGAAAGAATGAGGCAGGAATATGACAGCCTGACGCCGGAAATAAAAAAAGTAATCCAGACAGGAGACGAATTTGTAAAGCAGATCCGGGAGGCAAATAAAGCGATCCCCGGTGAAGAGATTTCAGCAAAGATTTCTCATATGGAAATGCTGGTGGATAAGATTTTTGACCGTGTAGAGCAGAATCCGGCATCAGTGGGAGATATCAGAAAGCTGATGGAGTATTATCTTCCGACTACGATCAAATTACTCCAGGCATATCAGGATCTGGATGCACAGCCGGTGCAGGGGGAAAATATCATTTCTTCTAAAAAGGAGATTGAGAAGACGCTGGATACTCTGAACAGGGCATTTGAAAAATTACTGGATGATTTATTTCAGGAAACTGCATGGGATGTATCTACGGATATTTCCGTACTGCATACCATGTTGGCACAAGAAGGACTGACAGAGGATGGTCTGAAAAAATAA